In a single window of the Aridibaculum aurantiacum genome:
- a CDS encoding porin family protein, which translates to MKKYLLAAVLGVCAVTANAQSRSRFSLGPNAGVGSTWIDNVQNKKFKTHGNVGLSMVFSAHPNFGIGTDVKYSFEGGRTDNALPNNSVGIHEISLDYLRVPIKAIYFFGKPGHRLRPKLSAGPSLGFLMGGKTTYSVRNQSGVVSPISSARSKDVWNSFDIGLQGAGGIHYRLVQSTWLVADVTYYHGLRDIVDNNNTNVQHKNRNLGLNLGVNFGL; encoded by the coding sequence ATGAAGAAGTACTTATTAGCTGCTGTATTAGGGGTATGTGCGGTAACAGCAAATGCACAGTCCAGGTCAAGATTTTCATTGGGTCCGAACGCCGGTGTAGGTAGCACCTGGATCGACAATGTGCAAAACAAGAAATTTAAAACCCATGGAAATGTGGGGCTCTCAATGGTTTTTAGTGCACATCCAAATTTTGGAATTGGCACCGATGTCAAATATTCGTTTGAAGGCGGAAGAACAGATAATGCTCTGCCAAATAACTCAGTAGGCATTCACGAGATCAGCCTGGATTATTTACGCGTTCCAATTAAAGCCATCTACTTTTTTGGTAAACCAGGACATCGATTAAGACCAAAATTATCAGCAGGCCCATCACTTGGATTTTTAATGGGTGGTAAAACTACTTACTCCGTTCGCAACCAGTCAGGCGTTGTTTCACCTATTTCTTCAGCACGTTCTAAAGATGTATGGAACAGCTTTGATATTGGCTTGCAGGGTGCGGGTGGAATTCACTATAGGCTGGTTCAAAGTACATGGTTGGTAGCTGATGTAACATACTACCATGGCTTAAGAGATATTGTTGACAACAACAACACAAATGTTCAGCATAAAAACAGGAACCTCGGGCTGAATTTAGGCGTGAACTTCGGGTTGTAA
- a CDS encoding UbiA family prenyltransferase, whose translation MLSRSTIQLLRIPFSYFLMPVYWFALSFAGSINIWKAILVFIILHLLLYPSSNGYNSYMDKDETSIGGLANPLQPTRQLFVVTISMDVLAVLLSCFVSLYFAIGVIFYITCSRLYSYRGVRLKQYPVIGYLTVIANQGALVFWLVWHGVQPEVTASIPWQGLVAASFLIGGFYPITQVYQHEADAKDGVITISMKLGKPGTFIFCGAMYLVAFFILFLYFRQHEMMNMFLVMNLFFLPVIIYFLWWMMQVWKQPENASFKKTMNMNWLASTCTSLAFITIIFLQHRG comes from the coding sequence TTGTTATCCCGTTCCACCATACAACTACTGCGTATTCCATTTTCTTATTTCCTGATGCCAGTTTACTGGTTTGCTTTAAGTTTTGCTGGTAGCATCAATATCTGGAAAGCCATCCTTGTATTCATCATTCTTCACTTGCTGCTATACCCGTCCAGCAATGGGTACAACAGCTACATGGATAAAGATGAGACGAGTATTGGAGGATTAGCAAATCCATTGCAACCAACGCGGCAGTTGTTTGTTGTTACCATTAGTATGGATGTGCTGGCGGTGCTGCTATCATGCTTTGTCTCCTTATACTTTGCAATTGGTGTAATTTTTTATATCACCTGCTCTAGGTTGTATAGTTACAGGGGAGTGCGTCTGAAGCAATATCCTGTAATAGGATATTTAACAGTTATTGCCAACCAGGGTGCACTTGTGTTTTGGCTTGTGTGGCATGGAGTACAGCCGGAAGTTACTGCAAGTATTCCCTGGCAAGGATTGGTAGCAGCTTCCTTTTTAATAGGAGGTTTTTACCCCATAACACAGGTATACCAGCATGAAGCAGATGCAAAAGATGGAGTGATAACAATCAGTATGAAACTAGGCAAACCAGGAACATTCATTTTTTGCGGAGCAATGTACCTGGTAGCATTTTTCATTTTGTTCCTGTACTTCAGGCAGCACGAAATGATGAACATGTTCCTGGTGATGAACCTCTTTTTTCTGCCGGTCATTATTTACTTTCTATGGTGGATGATGCAGGTGTGGAAGCAACCCGAAAACGCCTCTTTTAAAAAAACAATGAATATGAACTGGCTGGCCAGCACATGTACCAGCCTTGCATTTATCACAATTATCTTTTTACAGCATCGTGGCTAA
- a CDS encoding PAS domain-containing sensor histidine kinase: protein MLQKQASQKPLAKKLHLLQTSQTVTLVGSFELDLLSHELLWTDAMFMVHGLAVTENNKISLADALEMVDPVDKQRVHQYLQDGTFQETVEFDFSIYTPAKEKKCLHAWCTNLIDEDGHPVKRGSFQDVTRQRILELELQAANEELKIKAEISEHAEVIANTGSYEWNFHTNQMKYSDNLYRILGVNPGEIEPSLEFFLGVVHPGDRQFIQDQINARRATGTILTSNYRILLPNGKTRYINSRHHKITNSKGDDILIGTVRDITDEQNVLQQLKERTLLSECISENNIDMIAAYDTELQFIWWNKQCELKYNLPRKQVLGKKVTEVFPYVKGTEIEASLEMALKGESTHLKDRKYNNIEGYFESYITPLKQDNMLYGVLVITHDLTEIKKAAHTMEQLNRELQERSSFTETLIDTSVDAIAAYDKQMHIVAWNKTSEQRFKKMKEDVLGKHVLEVFPYLKDDHRYNDLLEALKGKSFRYHNQYSAATNSHYQSYLLPLQDDNHETFAVLSITHDITELKQVAEKLDMLNKSLEEKNQELEKSNNELVSFSYVASHDLQEPLRKIRTFSERLMEKEMNNLSDSGKDYLMRMEGASRRMQNLIHDLLTLSRTNTSPKDFELHDLNLVLKDVQANLKELIEETGTIITSEALPQAKIIRVQFKQMLENLLLNSIKYRKAGEQPQIAISYKEVPASAVPLAHYQNNNSFFCISVKDNGIGFEQEYAEKIFEVFQRLHGKHEYSGTGIGLAICRKTMQNHNGFISAVGEPGIGATFNIFLPAD from the coding sequence ATGCTTCAAAAGCAAGCCAGTCAAAAGCCATTAGCAAAAAAGTTACACCTCCTTCAAACTTCGCAAACTGTAACGCTGGTTGGTAGTTTTGAACTCGACCTTCTTTCGCATGAGTTACTATGGACTGATGCCATGTTCATGGTGCATGGTCTTGCTGTAACAGAAAATAATAAGATCTCGCTGGCGGATGCGCTGGAAATGGTAGACCCGGTAGATAAGCAGCGGGTTCATCAGTATTTACAAGATGGCACCTTCCAGGAAACTGTTGAATTTGATTTTAGTATCTATACTCCTGCTAAAGAAAAGAAATGCTTGCACGCCTGGTGCACAAACCTGATTGATGAAGATGGTCACCCAGTGAAAAGGGGAAGCTTCCAGGATGTAACACGGCAGCGCATATTGGAGCTAGAACTGCAGGCAGCCAATGAAGAGCTGAAGATAAAAGCTGAAATAAGTGAGCACGCTGAGGTTATTGCTAACACAGGTAGTTATGAGTGGAATTTCCACACCAACCAAATGAAGTATTCGGACAATCTATACCGGATACTTGGAGTAAATCCCGGCGAGATTGAACCTTCACTTGAGTTCTTTTTAGGAGTGGTACATCCTGGCGATCGCCAGTTTATCCAGGATCAAATAAATGCCAGGAGAGCTACAGGAACTATCCTCACCAGTAATTACAGGATACTGCTGCCAAATGGTAAAACAAGGTATATCAACAGCAGGCACCATAAGATTACCAATAGTAAAGGTGATGATATACTAATTGGTACTGTGCGGGATATTACCGACGAACAAAATGTACTTCAGCAACTAAAAGAAAGAACGCTGCTATCGGAGTGTATCAGTGAGAACAACATAGACATGATAGCTGCTTACGATACAGAGCTTCAGTTTATTTGGTGGAACAAGCAATGTGAGCTAAAGTATAATCTTCCGCGGAAACAGGTGTTAGGTAAAAAAGTTACTGAGGTATTTCCCTACGTAAAAGGAACAGAGATAGAAGCTTCTTTAGAGATGGCGTTGAAAGGCGAAAGTACCCACCTGAAAGATCGTAAGTACAATAATATAGAAGGCTATTTTGAAAGTTATATCACACCGTTGAAGCAAGATAACATGCTGTACGGTGTACTTGTTATAACGCATGATCTTACAGAGATAAAAAAAGCTGCTCATACTATGGAGCAGCTAAACCGTGAGCTGCAGGAAAGATCATCATTTACTGAAACGCTTATTGATACCAGTGTGGACGCTATAGCGGCATACGATAAGCAAATGCATATTGTAGCCTGGAACAAAACCAGTGAACAGCGTTTCAAGAAAATGAAAGAGGATGTACTGGGGAAGCATGTGCTGGAAGTGTTCCCTTATTTAAAAGATGATCATAGGTACAACGACCTGCTTGAGGCGCTAAAGGGGAAGTCCTTCCGTTATCACAACCAATACTCAGCAGCCACCAACAGCCACTACCAAAGTTACCTGCTACCACTGCAGGACGATAATCATGAAACATTCGCTGTTCTTTCTATCACGCATGATATCACAGAACTGAAGCAGGTAGCTGAAAAGCTGGATATGCTTAATAAATCGCTGGAAGAGAAGAACCAGGAGCTGGAAAAGTCGAATAACGAACTTGTGTCGTTTAGCTATGTAGCCAGCCACGACCTGCAAGAGCCCCTGCGAAAGATCCGCACTTTTAGCGAAAGGCTCATGGAAAAGGAGATGAACAACTTGTCTGACAGCGGCAAAGACTACCTGATGCGGATGGAGGGCGCAAGCAGGCGCATGCAAAACCTGATACACGATCTGCTTACGCTTTCGAGAACCAATACTTCTCCCAAAGATTTTGAGCTCCACGATCTTAACCTTGTACTGAAAGATGTACAGGCAAACCTGAAAGAGCTTATTGAAGAAACAGGAACCATCATCACATCAGAAGCTCTTCCACAGGCCAAAATTATCCGCGTACAGTTTAAACAAATGCTTGAAAACCTGCTGCTCAACTCTATTAAGTACCGCAAGGCAGGTGAACAACCACAGATTGCAATTTCTTATAAAGAAGTGCCTGCTTCCGCGGTTCCACTAGCTCATTATCAAAACAATAATTCTTTCTTCTGTATTTCAGTAAAAGATAACGGCATTGGCTTCGAGCAAGAATATGCAGAAAAGATATTTGAAGTTTTCCAGCGGCTGCACGGAAAGCACGAATATTCTGGTACGGGAATAGGGCTGGCCATTTGCAGAAAAACCATGCAAAATCACAATGGTTTCATTTCGGCAGTCGGTGAGCCTGGTATAGGAGCTACATTTAATATCTTTCTTCCCGCAGATTAA
- a CDS encoding methyltransferase domain-containing protein, translating into MSFSSRSPLKELLDADNIPFADIKQNMKELNFINTYLGGHSITISGFKKLAAGKKQVSVCEIGCGGGDNLIAIQNYALKKGVNVNLIGIDLKEECIAYARTSGRLPASAELFVSDYRSVNFQEKPDIIFSSLFCHHFNEGELQEQFAWMSKNSRLGFFVNDLQRHPLAYYSIKGLTALFSSSYLVKHDAPLSVLRGFKKNELLRLCKNAQTLPVHLKWRWAFRYLLWYKHAA; encoded by the coding sequence ATGAGTTTTAGCAGCAGGTCGCCACTAAAAGAGCTTTTAGACGCAGATAATATTCCCTTTGCTGACATCAAGCAAAACATGAAAGAGCTCAATTTCATCAACACTTATTTAGGCGGGCATAGCATTACGATCAGCGGGTTTAAAAAGTTGGCAGCAGGTAAAAAACAGGTTTCTGTTTGCGAGATTGGGTGTGGCGGCGGTGACAACCTTATAGCTATTCAAAATTATGCACTTAAAAAAGGAGTGAATGTAAACTTGATCGGGATTGACTTGAAAGAAGAATGTATTGCTTATGCCCGTACCAGTGGACGACTTCCTGCTTCTGCGGAGTTGTTTGTTTCAGATTACAGATCAGTGAATTTTCAAGAAAAGCCAGACATCATTTTTTCAAGCTTGTTCTGTCACCACTTCAATGAAGGTGAGTTGCAGGAGCAGTTTGCATGGATGAGCAAGAACAGTCGCCTTGGTTTTTTTGTGAACGACCTGCAGCGGCATCCATTGGCTTATTATAGTATCAAGGGTTTAACTGCACTATTCTCGTCATCTTACCTTGTAAAACACGACGCACCCTTGAGTGTGCTTCGGGGCTTTAAAAAGAATGAGCTACTGCGGTTGTGCAAAAATGCCCAAACGTTACCAGTTCATTTAAAATGGCGTTGGGCCTTCAGGTATCTTTTGTGGTATAAACATGCAGCATAA
- a CDS encoding 3-oxoacyl-[acyl-carrier-protein] synthase III C-terminal domain-containing protein encodes MANIISIQTAVPAHCHHQGNIMQFMQKAFQLDAVESRKLAYLYRHSDIAQRHSVLEDFGDTDGEGAFVSASHQEPPSLEERMQLYAKHALPLSIEAANKCIDGYVEPQELTHLISVSCTGMSAPGLDLQLTEAMQLSPNIFRTSVNFMGCYAAIHALKMAKMICDTTPNANVLIVCTELCTIHFQQNYTLDNAASSLLFADGCAAVLISNCIEKENPLQLKHFFSEVAYKGKCDMTWELGRHGFLMTLSAFIPQLIQEDIALLVQNALKKNNLCNDDITHWCIHPGGKKILDVIQDQLNLKNEDLYYSRKVLSEYGNMSSPTILFVLKEILESNPTGEMNMFGLAFGPGLTMETFIAGRA; translated from the coding sequence GTGGCTAATATCATTTCAATACAAACAGCTGTTCCTGCACATTGTCACCACCAGGGGAATATTATGCAGTTCATGCAAAAGGCGTTTCAGCTGGATGCTGTGGAGTCGCGGAAGCTGGCGTATCTATACAGGCACAGCGATATCGCTCAACGTCATTCAGTTTTGGAAGATTTTGGAGATACAGATGGCGAAGGCGCATTTGTTTCTGCAAGTCACCAGGAGCCTCCATCGCTGGAGGAGCGCATGCAACTGTATGCTAAGCATGCGCTGCCACTTTCTATTGAAGCGGCTAATAAATGCATTGATGGTTACGTGGAGCCTCAGGAGTTAACGCACCTTATTTCGGTAAGTTGTACGGGTATGAGTGCGCCCGGGTTAGATCTTCAGCTTACAGAAGCAATGCAGCTATCGCCAAACATATTTCGTACATCCGTGAATTTTATGGGCTGTTATGCTGCCATTCACGCGCTGAAGATGGCTAAGATGATTTGTGACACAACACCCAATGCAAATGTTTTAATTGTGTGCACTGAATTGTGCACCATTCATTTTCAGCAGAATTATACGCTCGACAATGCCGCCAGCAGCCTGCTGTTTGCAGATGGATGTGCAGCTGTGCTTATTTCAAATTGTATCGAAAAGGAAAACCCTTTGCAGCTGAAGCACTTCTTTTCTGAAGTGGCTTACAAGGGTAAATGTGATATGACATGGGAGTTGGGCAGGCACGGCTTCCTGATGACTCTAAGTGCATTTATCCCGCAACTTATACAGGAAGATATAGCCCTGCTTGTACAAAATGCCCTGAAGAAGAACAACCTCTGCAACGACGATATCACGCACTGGTGTATACACCCTGGCGGAAAAAAGATATTGGACGTGATACAAGACCAGCTAAACCTGAAGAATGAGGACCTGTATTACTCAAGGAAGGTGCTGTCGGAATACGGTAACATGTCTTCACCCACCATACTTTTTGTGCTCAAAGAAATTTTGGAAAGTAATCCCACAGGTGAAATGAACATGTTTGGTTTAGCCTTTGGCCCGGGCCTAACAATGGAAACTTTTATAGCAGGCAGAGCATGA
- a CDS encoding aldehyde dehydrogenase family protein produces the protein MEAMLTESGWKGMRDFYASGTTRTYQFRKLQLERLKVAIKENEEAISAALFQDLRKSKEEAYTTEIGFMYAEISHALKHLRQWMQPTTVKTPVVLFPSSSKIIPASLGVVLIIAPWNYPFQLMMAPLVGAIAGGNCAVLKPSELTPHTSAIISKIIQETFDPNFIKVIEGDGAQVVPGLMNNYRFDNVFFTGSIAVGKEINKLAAPQLVPVTLELGGKSPCIVDADADLAVAAKRITWGKFTNAGQTCVAPDYVLVHKDRKAELVKHMQQAIHNFYGSNPQQSSDYGRIVNERRWITLTDFLQQGKIIEGGKTDKEDLYISPTLIENVSLDQPIMKEEIFGPLLPVLSFQHHDEALQIIKQNPNPLSLYYFGNKKENQVKFLDEVSFGGGCINNTLVHLANAELPFGGVGNSGVGSYHGKFSFDTFTRPKSVLETATWIDPSVKYPPYKGKLKFLKWFFK, from the coding sequence ATGGAAGCTATGCTGACGGAAAGTGGCTGGAAAGGGATGAGAGATTTTTACGCTTCTGGTACCACCCGCACCTATCAGTTCAGGAAGCTGCAGCTGGAGCGCCTAAAGGTGGCAATAAAAGAAAATGAGGAAGCTATATCAGCCGCATTGTTTCAAGATTTAAGAAAGTCAAAAGAGGAGGCATATACCACAGAGATAGGTTTTATGTATGCTGAAATATCTCATGCATTAAAACACTTGCGGCAATGGATGCAGCCCACAACGGTTAAAACACCTGTAGTACTCTTCCCCAGCAGCAGTAAGATCATTCCTGCTTCACTGGGTGTGGTTCTCATCATTGCACCATGGAATTATCCTTTCCAGTTGATGATGGCGCCGCTGGTTGGTGCCATAGCCGGCGGCAATTGTGCTGTACTAAAACCATCTGAACTTACGCCGCATACTTCCGCCATCATTTCCAAAATCATTCAAGAAACCTTTGATCCAAACTTTATAAAAGTAATAGAAGGTGATGGAGCACAGGTAGTGCCTGGCCTTATGAATAACTACCGGTTTGATAATGTTTTTTTCACCGGTAGTATAGCTGTAGGAAAAGAGATCAATAAACTGGCGGCTCCACAACTAGTGCCGGTAACACTAGAGTTGGGTGGTAAATCTCCCTGCATTGTAGATGCCGATGCTGACCTGGCTGTGGCAGCCAAACGGATCACCTGGGGCAAATTCACCAATGCGGGGCAAACATGTGTGGCTCCTGATTATGTGCTTGTACACAAAGATCGCAAGGCTGAATTGGTAAAGCATATGCAGCAGGCAATACATAATTTCTATGGCAGCAATCCGCAGCAGTCAAGTGATTATGGACGCATTGTAAACGAAAGAAGATGGATTACGCTGACAGATTTTCTACAGCAAGGAAAAATCATTGAAGGTGGTAAAACTGATAAGGAAGACTTGTACATATCGCCAACATTGATTGAAAATGTTTCCCTTGATCAACCAATCATGAAGGAAGAAATTTTCGGCCCTTTATTACCGGTACTATCATTTCAGCACCATGATGAAGCGCTTCAGATAATCAAGCAAAATCCAAACCCATTGTCACTCTACTATTTTGGTAACAAGAAAGAGAACCAGGTAAAATTCCTGGATGAAGTATCCTTTGGTGGAGGCTGTATCAATAACACGCTGGTGCATCTTGCCAACGCCGAACTACCCTTTGGAGGTGTAGGCAATAGTGGTGTAGGTTCATATCATGGCAAGTTTAGCTTCGACACTTTTACCCGGCCTAAGAGTGTATTAGAAACAGCTACCTGGATCGATCCTTCAGTAAAATACCCGCCTTATAAAGGAAAGTTGAAGTTCCTGAAATGGTTCTTTAAGTAA
- a CDS encoding OmpA family protein — translation MMIRTIKNSLLVLCIAGTMGVGCKTMNKQQKGVLIGAGAGGAVGAGVGKAAGNTALGAIIGATVGGVTGGVIGRKMDKQAEEMAKIPGAEVKRVEEGINVTFESGVLFGVNQSSLNATAQGNIRQLAEVLNKYPDTYVLIEGHTDNTGSASHNMTLSERRAKSVADYLRSQNIASSRLKTAWYGLTQPKYPNDSEANRAKNRRVEFAIYANEKMVEEAKRESNG, via the coding sequence ATGATGATAAGGACTATTAAAAACTCATTACTTGTTCTATGTATTGCCGGCACTATGGGTGTAGGTTGTAAAACCATGAATAAGCAACAGAAAGGTGTACTTATAGGTGCAGGTGCTGGTGGTGCAGTAGGCGCAGGTGTAGGAAAAGCGGCAGGCAACACTGCACTGGGAGCTATCATTGGTGCTACTGTTGGTGGCGTTACCGGTGGTGTAATTGGTAGAAAAATGGACAAGCAGGCTGAAGAAATGGCTAAGATACCCGGAGCTGAAGTAAAAAGGGTGGAAGAAGGTATAAACGTAACATTTGAATCAGGTGTGCTGTTCGGTGTCAATCAATCTTCTCTTAATGCCACTGCACAGGGAAATATTCGTCAGCTGGCAGAGGTGCTTAATAAGTATCCTGATACTTATGTACTGATAGAAGGTCATACAGATAATACTGGTTCTGCCAGCCACAACATGACCTTGAGCGAAAGAAGAGCAAAATCTGTAGCTGATTACTTAAGAAGCCAGAACATAGCTTCATCAAGGCTTAAAACTGCATGGTATGGTTTAACACAGCCAAAGTATCCTAATGACTCTGAAGCAAACAGGGCTAAGAACAGGAGAGTGGAATTTGCCATTTACGCCAACGAGAAAATGGTAGAAGAAGCTAAGCGTGAAAGCAATGGCTAA
- a CDS encoding NAD(P)/FAD-dependent oxidoreductase, translating to MQHNQSYQVAIVGGGLAGLCMAIQCATQGYTTIVFEKEQYPFHKVCGEYISMESHAFLQRLGFNPAAFGVPYINQLYVSDVAGKGYNFRLPLGGFGISRYSLDYALYQIAVHKGVAFVHEKVNDVRLEGEQFVIESQLHPCTAAVVVGSFGKRSNLDVKWKRSFTEKKTSGENYIGVKYHVRYPQQANQIALHNFKNGYCGISKIEDEKCCLCYLTTAKELKAAGGSIDKMEQTLLAKNPQLKRIFSTAEFLYDEPLAISQISFQPKVNVQNHVLLVGDAAGLITPLCGNGMSMAIHGSKICFQVVNDFMQKRIGRKEMEREYSRLWKQQFASRLYWGRLVQRFFGDPATTGIFLRMMNMLPPLSRQLIRSTHGKPF from the coding sequence ATGCAGCATAATCAGTCATACCAGGTAGCTATTGTGGGTGGTGGTTTGGCCGGCCTTTGTATGGCTATCCAATGTGCTACACAAGGTTATACTACTATAGTTTTTGAAAAAGAGCAGTACCCGTTTCATAAAGTTTGTGGCGAATACATCAGCATGGAAAGCCATGCATTTCTCCAGCGGCTCGGTTTCAATCCGGCTGCTTTTGGTGTTCCTTATATCAATCAACTGTATGTAAGCGATGTGGCGGGTAAGGGTTATAATTTTAGATTGCCGCTGGGTGGTTTTGGTATCAGCCGCTACAGCCTCGATTATGCTCTATATCAGATTGCGGTACATAAAGGAGTCGCTTTTGTTCATGAAAAAGTAAATGATGTAAGGCTGGAAGGGGAGCAGTTTGTTATAGAAAGCCAGCTTCATCCATGTACTGCAGCTGTTGTAGTAGGTAGTTTTGGCAAAAGAAGCAACCTGGATGTAAAATGGAAACGCTCTTTCACTGAAAAGAAAACTAGTGGTGAAAATTATATTGGTGTAAAATACCACGTAAGGTATCCGCAACAGGCCAACCAGATAGCGCTGCATAATTTCAAAAATGGCTATTGTGGCATCTCGAAAATTGAGGATGAAAAGTGCTGCTTATGCTACCTTACCACAGCTAAAGAACTGAAAGCTGCTGGCGGATCAATTGACAAAATGGAGCAAACACTGCTGGCAAAGAACCCGCAGCTAAAGCGCATTTTTTCTACCGCTGAATTTTTGTATGATGAGCCACTGGCCATTTCGCAAATAAGCTTTCAGCCCAAAGTAAATGTACAAAACCATGTTTTGCTGGTTGGTGATGCAGCAGGATTAATAACTCCTCTTTGTGGAAACGGTATGAGTATGGCCATCCACGGAAGCAAGATATGCTTTCAAGTAGTAAACGATTTTATGCAAAAGCGTATTGGCCGGAAGGAGATGGAAAGAGAATACAGCCGCCTTTGGAAACAGCAATTTGCCAGCAGGCTATACTGGGGAAGATTGGTTCAACGCTTTTTTGGAGATCCTGCTACTACAGGCATTTTCCTCAGGATGATGAATATGTTGCCGCCATTGTCAAGGCAGCTTATCCGATCTACCCATGGAAAACCTTTTTAA
- a CDS encoding response regulator: MDKKKVLIIDDEVDFCLLMQFYLSKKNCEVSISHTLQDGLGLLKNNEPDIVILDNNLPDGLGWPAAKNILDAVPDVHLFLISANKPMHKPDITDSQCQVVEKPISISQIDNFLK; this comes from the coding sequence ATGGATAAGAAGAAAGTATTAATTATTGATGATGAGGTAGATTTCTGTTTACTGATGCAATTCTATTTATCCAAGAAAAATTGCGAGGTAAGTATTTCTCATACTCTTCAAGATGGGCTGGGCCTTTTAAAAAACAACGAACCTGATATTGTCATTCTAGATAATAATTTACCTGACGGTCTTGGATGGCCTGCAGCTAAAAATATATTGGACGCTGTTCCCGATGTTCATCTTTTTTTGATAAGCGCTAACAAGCCAATGCACAAACCGGATATCACAGATTCGCAGTGCCAGGTGGTTGAAAAGCCCATTTCCATATCCCAAATAGATAACTTTCTTAAATAA
- a CDS encoding nucleoside deaminase has product MIEYNDEHYMRQALREAQEAYLEGEIPIGAVVVINNKIIARDHNRVERLNDPTAHAEVLAITGACNSLGAKYLPDATIYVTIEPCHMCAGALYWSKVKRIVFGAFDEKQGYHNFCAEKNPFHPKAEVVKGILADECGKLMKDFFKERR; this is encoded by the coding sequence ATGATTGAGTACAACGATGAACATTATATGCGGCAGGCACTGCGCGAAGCACAGGAAGCATACCTGGAAGGTGAAATTCCTATAGGTGCTGTTGTTGTTATTAATAATAAAATTATTGCCCGCGATCATAACCGGGTGGAGCGTTTAAATGATCCTACTGCACATGCGGAAGTACTGGCTATAACGGGAGCATGTAATTCGCTAGGTGCAAAATATTTACCGGATGCCACTATCTATGTTACCATTGAACCTTGCCATATGTGTGCGGGTGCCTTGTACTGGAGCAAAGTGAAGCGAATAGTATTTGGAGCATTTGATGAAAAGCAAGGCTACCATAATTTCTGTGCAGAGAAAAATCCTTTTCACCCAAAAGCTGAGGTGGTGAAAGGTATACTTGCTGATGAATGTGGCAAGCTGATGAAAGATTTTTTCAAAGAAAGAAGATAA
- a CDS encoding superoxide dismutase, translating to MAFTLPNLPYAHEALEPHIDAQTMQIHHGKHHQAYVDNLNKAIAGTEHEGKSLEELVASAGSISPAVRNNGGGHWNHSFFWEILSPNGGTPSGELSDAINSTFGSLEELKAKVNAAGATRFGSGWAWIIVKDGKLEVTSTPNQDNPLMDVAEVKGTPILGMDVWEHAYYLKYQNKRPDYLTAIWNVINWDKVAEHFKAAQ from the coding sequence ATGGCATTTACACTTCCAAATCTCCCTTATGCACACGAAGCATTGGAACCACATATTGATGCGCAAACCATGCAGATACACCATGGTAAACATCACCAGGCATATGTAGACAACCTGAATAAAGCAATAGCAGGCACTGAACACGAGGGTAAATCATTGGAAGAGCTTGTAGCTTCTGCAGGAAGCATCAGCCCGGCAGTACGCAACAATGGCGGCGGTCACTGGAACCACAGTTTCTTCTGGGAGATCCTTTCACCAAATGGTGGTACTCCATCTGGTGAGTTGTCAGATGCTATCAATAGCACCTTTGGCTCATTAGAAGAACTAAAAGCTAAAGTAAATGCAGCTGGTGCTACACGCTTTGGCAGCGGCTGGGCATGGATCATCGTAAAAGATGGCAAGCTGGAAGTTACTTCAACTCCTAACCAGGACAATCCACTGATGGATGTAGCAGAAGTAAAAGGCACTCCTATTTTGGGTATGGATGTTTGGGAGCATGCTTATTATTTGAAATATCAGAACAAGCGCCCTGACTACCTGACCGCTATCTGGAATGTGATTAACTGGGATAAAGTAGCAGAACATTTTAAGGCTGCACAATAA